The following proteins come from a genomic window of Pseudomonas sp. J452:
- a CDS encoding P1 family peptidase, whose product MKLRARDLNIQFGQLPTGPLNAITDVPGVRVGHSNVRGRSASGRDINTGVTLIEPRPGSTTQQPCFAGVHILNGNGDATGLEWIREAGLLTSPIAFTNTHSVGVVRDAMIALERQHQPADGRLYWNMPVVLETFDGLLNDINGFHVRPEHVAEAMECAMAGPVAEGAVGGGSGMICHEYKGGIGTASRRLGAAQGGWTVGAIVQANHGTRRELRVDGYPVGRYLEKATSPFLRADLPHPGMGSIVVCLATDAPLLPHQCTRLAQRASIGIARTGGGNEDCSGDIFVAFSTGNQQLEATAYERKGAFTCDGLRMVNNDHIGDLFLAASEAVEEAIINALLAANTVEGNGHRVQALDRETLLEALGKAGWPGA is encoded by the coding sequence ATGAAACTGCGTGCCCGCGACCTGAATATCCAGTTCGGCCAACTGCCCACAGGCCCACTCAATGCCATCACCGACGTACCCGGCGTGCGCGTCGGCCACAGCAACGTCAGAGGGCGCAGCGCCAGTGGCCGCGACATCAATACCGGGGTCACCCTGATCGAACCGCGCCCCGGCTCCACCACCCAGCAGCCGTGCTTCGCCGGTGTGCATATCCTCAACGGCAACGGCGACGCCACCGGCCTGGAGTGGATTCGCGAGGCCGGCCTGCTGACCAGCCCGATCGCCTTCACCAACACCCACAGCGTCGGCGTGGTGCGCGACGCCATGATCGCCCTGGAGCGCCAGCACCAGCCCGCCGACGGCCGCCTGTACTGGAACATGCCGGTGGTGCTGGAAACCTTCGACGGCCTGCTCAACGACATCAACGGCTTCCACGTACGCCCCGAGCATGTGGCCGAAGCGATGGAATGCGCCATGGCCGGCCCGGTGGCCGAAGGCGCGGTCGGCGGTGGCAGCGGCATGATCTGCCACGAGTACAAGGGCGGCATCGGCACCGCCTCGCGGCGCCTGGGCGCAGCACAGGGCGGCTGGACCGTCGGCGCCATCGTCCAGGCCAACCACGGCACGCGCCGCGAGCTGCGCGTGGATGGCTACCCGGTGGGGCGTTACCTGGAGAAGGCCACCTCGCCCTTCCTGCGCGCCGACCTGCCGCATCCGGGGATGGGTTCGATCGTCGTCTGCCTGGCCACCGATGCGCCGCTGCTGCCGCACCAGTGCACCCGCCTAGCCCAGCGTGCCAGCATCGGCATCGCCCGCACCGGCGGCGGCAACGAGGACTGCAGCGGCGACATCTTCGTTGCCTTCTCCACCGGCAACCAGCAACTGGAGGCCACCGCCTACGAGCGCAAGGGCGCCTTCACCTGCGACGGCCTGCGCATGGTCAACAACGACCATATCGGCGACCTGTTCCTCGCCGCCTCGGAGGCCGTGGAGGAAGCCATCATCAATGCACTGCTGGCAGCCAACACCGTCGAGGGCAATGGCCACCGAGTGCAGGCGCTGGATCGCGAGACCCTGCTGGAGGCCCTGGGCAAGGCGGGTTGGCCGGGGGCCTGA
- a CDS encoding polyamine ABC transporter substrate-binding protein: MLGHRLYLNTALAAGLSAWLCTASAAVDGPSVHVYNWYDYIGPTTLADFQRDQGITPVYDTFDSAEVLEGKLLTGGSGYDVVVASNYSLPTLIKAGVLAPLDPAKLPHLKHMDPALLAKLASNDPGNRYAVPYLWGTNGIGYNIDKVRAVLGEQAPVDSWDLLFKEDNLAKLSQCGVALLDSPAEMLPVALHYLGLPPNSSNPDDYRKAEALLLKLRPHIRYFDSSRFISDLANGNICVAVSWSGAALEAKTTAEQAGNGVRIAYSLPKEGAPVWIDTLVLLKDAPHPTQGQAFIDYLMRPQVVAPITDHLNYPNGNLDATPLVGAAARNNPVVYPSAETMASLFTLQPLPKKTERIRTRVWSKVKSGQ; encoded by the coding sequence ATGCTTGGTCATCGCCTGTATCTCAACACCGCTCTGGCTGCCGGCCTGTCGGCCTGGCTGTGCACTGCCAGCGCCGCGGTCGATGGCCCCAGCGTGCATGTGTACAACTGGTACGACTACATCGGCCCCACCACCCTGGCCGACTTCCAGCGCGACCAGGGCATCACCCCGGTGTACGACACCTTCGACAGCGCCGAGGTGCTGGAGGGCAAGCTGCTCACCGGCGGCAGCGGCTACGACGTGGTGGTAGCCAGCAACTACAGCCTGCCGACGCTGATCAAGGCCGGCGTACTCGCACCGCTGGACCCGGCCAAGCTGCCGCACCTCAAGCACATGGACCCGGCCCTGCTGGCCAAACTGGCCAGCAACGACCCGGGCAATCGCTATGCCGTGCCCTACCTGTGGGGCACCAACGGCATCGGCTACAACATCGACAAGGTGCGCGCCGTGCTCGGTGAGCAGGCGCCAGTGGACTCCTGGGACCTGCTGTTCAAGGAAGACAACCTGGCCAAGCTCAGCCAGTGCGGCGTGGCCCTGCTCGACTCCCCCGCGGAGATGCTGCCGGTGGCGCTGCACTACCTGGGCTTGCCGCCCAACAGCAGCAACCCGGACGACTACCGCAAGGCCGAGGCGCTGTTGCTCAAGCTGCGCCCGCATATCCGCTACTTCGACTCCTCCAGGTTCATCAGCGACCTGGCCAACGGCAACATCTGCGTGGCCGTGAGCTGGTCCGGCGCCGCCCTGGAGGCGAAGACCACCGCCGAGCAGGCCGGCAACGGCGTGCGCATCGCCTACAGCCTGCCCAAGGAAGGCGCACCGGTGTGGATCGACACCCTGGTGCTGCTCAAGGACGCGCCCCACCCAACCCAGGGCCAGGCCTTCATCGATTACCTGATGCGCCCGCAAGTCGTCGCGCCGATTACCGACCACCTCAACTACCCCAACGGCAACCTCGACGCCACTCCGCTGGTGGGTGCGGCGGCCCGCAACAACCCGGTCGTCTATCCGTCGGCGGAGACCATGGCCAGCCTGTTCACCCTGCAGCCCCTGCCGAAGAAGACCGAGCGTATCCGCACCCGGGTGTGGAGCAAGGTGAAGAGCGGCCAGTAA
- a CDS encoding helix-turn-helix transcriptional regulator: MDALLKELPVHQGLARVFASLGQDSFWRSLVDCLRLLVPLDNALAALMQTGRVPSLLADFEFRAVSGEGEDLAHYCAGMYLLDPFYQAACAGIADGLHSLESVAPDQFQQSEYYLSYFRTVVGGGELQFMVNHQGAVLGLSLGRQASFSQEEFGRLLCVRDWVLAAMRRHLQLCAVEVPASQPAAGDFTAMLEGLGARLSERESETARLILQGFSGKAMAQRMGISPETVKVHRRNLYHKLGVSGHAELFALLLRRD, translated from the coding sequence GTGGACGCCTTGCTCAAGGAACTGCCGGTGCATCAGGGCCTGGCACGGGTCTTCGCCAGCCTCGGCCAGGACAGCTTCTGGCGCAGCCTGGTGGACTGCCTGCGCCTGCTGGTGCCGCTGGACAATGCCCTGGCCGCCTTGATGCAGACAGGGCGGGTGCCCAGCCTGCTGGCTGACTTCGAGTTCCGCGCGGTGTCCGGCGAGGGCGAAGACCTGGCCCACTACTGCGCCGGCATGTACCTGCTCGACCCCTTCTACCAAGCCGCCTGCGCCGGTATCGCCGATGGCCTGCACAGCCTGGAAAGCGTGGCGCCCGACCAGTTCCAGCAGAGCGAGTACTACTTGAGCTACTTCCGCACGGTGGTCGGCGGTGGCGAGCTGCAGTTCATGGTCAACCACCAGGGCGCCGTGCTGGGCCTGTCCCTCGGCCGGCAGGCGTCCTTCAGCCAGGAGGAGTTCGGTCGCCTGCTCTGCGTGCGCGACTGGGTGCTGGCGGCGATGCGCCGTCACCTGCAACTCTGCGCGGTCGAAGTGCCCGCCAGCCAGCCGGCGGCGGGCGACTTCACGGCTATGCTGGAAGGGCTGGGCGCGCGCCTGTCCGAGCGCGAAAGCGAAACCGCGCGGTTGATCCTGCAGGGTTTCTCCGGCAAGGCGATGGCCCAGCGCATGGGCATCTCCCCGGAGACGGTGAAAGTGCACCGGCGCAACCTCTACCACAAGCTCGGCGTCAGCGGTCACGCCGAGCTGTTCGCCCTGCTGCTGCGCCGCGACTGA
- a CDS encoding substrate-binding periplasmic protein — translation MRSVLAFICAALLNLPVAQAEEARLLRFALSAESPPTSYAQNGEAQGILRDMLLALFATLPEYRLELLSLPWTRAQLEVTRGQADGFCTFPSEKRKGYARFAARPVYVWDYGNLVYNRDNAQSGVIASATSFDDLRDLRLISQEGVDWESENVPGFIQRYPVNTPPQMIHMLLRRGAGDFLIMSAEQAQYYANQFGYTEQLRNTKVDFIPNSQVQFHIGLRQSLPDVEQIMARIDQAMADPAFQARQEEIILQYRSAGIR, via the coding sequence ATGCGATCCGTCCTCGCGTTTATCTGCGCCGCTTTGCTGAATCTGCCCGTTGCCCAGGCCGAGGAAGCGCGGCTGCTACGTTTCGCCCTGTCCGCCGAGAGCCCGCCGACATCCTATGCGCAGAACGGCGAGGCGCAGGGCATCCTCCGCGACATGTTGCTCGCGCTGTTTGCCACGCTGCCGGAATATCGGCTCGAGCTCCTCAGCCTGCCCTGGACGCGTGCGCAACTTGAAGTGACCCGCGGGCAGGCGGATGGCTTCTGTACCTTTCCGTCGGAGAAGCGCAAGGGCTATGCCCGCTTCGCTGCCAGGCCGGTATATGTGTGGGACTACGGCAATCTGGTCTACAACCGCGACAACGCCCAAAGCGGCGTGATCGCCAGCGCCACAAGCTTCGACGATCTGCGCGATCTCCGGCTGATTTCCCAGGAAGGGGTCGACTGGGAAAGCGAGAACGTGCCGGGCTTCATCCAGCGCTACCCGGTCAATACACCGCCGCAGATGATCCACATGCTGCTGCGCCGTGGCGCCGGCGACTTCCTGATCATGAGTGCCGAGCAGGCGCAGTACTACGCCAATCAGTTCGGTTACACCGAGCAGTTGCGCAACACCAAGGTGGATTTCATCCCCAACAGCCAGGTGCAGTTTCATATCGGCTTGCGCCAGAGCCTGCCGGATGTCGAGCAGATCATGGCGCGCATAGACCAGGCCATGGCCGATCCGGCTTTTCAGGCGCGTCAGGAAGAAATCATTCTGCAGTACCGGTCGGCGGGGATACGCTGA
- a CDS encoding GFA family protein, which yields MLKTYSGSCHCGAVKFEADLDLTQSSYRCNCSICRRTRFWVAVARPEGFRLLAGEQALTEYLFNTRKNQHLFCKQCGVRAFGVGNDTPIGQMIGGNLGCLEGVSEEELARIPITYVDGLRDR from the coding sequence ATGCTCAAGACCTACTCCGGCAGCTGCCACTGCGGCGCCGTCAAGTTCGAGGCCGACCTCGACCTCACGCAAAGCTCCTACCGCTGCAACTGCTCGATCTGCCGGCGCACGCGCTTCTGGGTGGCGGTGGCCAGGCCCGAGGGTTTCCGGCTATTGGCGGGTGAGCAGGCATTGACCGAGTACCTGTTCAACACCCGCAAGAACCAGCACTTGTTCTGCAAGCAGTGCGGTGTGCGGGCCTTTGGCGTTGGTAACGACACGCCGATCGGGCAGATGATCGGGGGCAATCTCGGTTGTCTGGAGGGGGTGAGCGAGGAGGAGCTGGCGCGCATCCCGATCACCTATGTGGATGGCCTGCGTGACCGCTGA
- a CDS encoding bleomycin resistance protein, translated as MHYNQLVPELNITNLAESLHFYTAILGFEIKYQRANPDFAFIELNGAQLMLEEVQPDSWLMGELVRPFGRGMNLSIECQDLLATAANLHAAGIALLEELHEAWYATDEGEFGQRQLLVADPDGYLLRLTEEIGKRPIG; from the coding sequence ATGCACTACAACCAACTGGTTCCAGAGCTCAACATCACCAATCTCGCCGAGAGCCTGCACTTTTACACCGCCATTCTCGGCTTCGAGATCAAGTATCAACGCGCCAACCCAGACTTTGCCTTCATTGAACTCAATGGCGCGCAGCTCATGCTCGAAGAAGTCCAGCCCGACAGCTGGCTGATGGGCGAGCTGGTCAGGCCCTTCGGCCGTGGTATGAATCTGTCCATCGAATGCCAGGATCTGCTGGCGACCGCCGCCAACCTCCACGCCGCCGGCATCGCCCTGCTCGAGGAGCTGCACGAGGCCTGGTATGCCACGGACGAGGGGGAGTTCGGTCAGCGGCAGTTGCTGGTTGCCGACCCTGACGGTTACCTGCTGCGGCTAACCGAGGAAATCGGCAAGCGGCCCATTGGCTAG
- a CDS encoding DUF2986 domain-containing protein, giving the protein MNRRKKINQLLKAHAKKASAKLAPKSKPKYICKADRLKLAAESTADASVSSESS; this is encoded by the coding sequence ATGAACCGCCGTAAAAAAATAAACCAGCTGCTCAAGGCGCACGCCAAAAAAGCCAGTGCCAAATTGGCACCAAAAAGCAAACCGAAATACATCTGTAAAGCTGACCGCTTGAAACTGGCGGCTGAGTCCACTGCAGACGCAAGCGTTTCTTCCGAGAGTTCATAG
- a CDS encoding MAPEG family protein translates to MEIFMTISTQLLGPVIALVAWTLVMWLWMYATRLPAIRAASMKPDPNAPRGEQMALLPPRVRWKADNYNHLLEQPTLFYALAISLALLGVQSQTCLLFAWAYVLLRIAHSLLQALVNKIEIRFLLFALSNIPLFALTYIAITALLNAP, encoded by the coding sequence ATGGAGATTTTCATGACAATATCAACGCAACTACTTGGCCCAGTGATCGCCTTGGTGGCATGGACGCTGGTGATGTGGCTATGGATGTACGCCACGCGACTTCCGGCAATACGCGCGGCGAGTATGAAACCTGACCCAAACGCCCCGCGCGGCGAGCAAATGGCTTTGCTTCCTCCGCGTGTGCGCTGGAAAGCGGACAACTACAATCACTTGCTGGAACAGCCAACCCTGTTCTATGCGCTTGCCATCTCGCTGGCCTTGCTGGGTGTTCAATCGCAAACATGCTTACTGTTTGCCTGGGCATATGTCTTGCTGCGCATCGCGCACAGCCTGCTGCAAGCTCTGGTCAATAAAATCGAAATCCGCTTTTTGCTATTCGCCCTGTCAAACATTCCATTATTCGCCCTAACCTATATTGCAATTACTGCTCTCTTGAACGCACCGTAA
- a CDS encoding IS110 family transposase has product MKRIAVDLAKSVYQVAESVRAGEVIQRKRLSREAFGRYVQEQGEPVEWVMEACGTAHYWGRLAQARGHRVMLLHPRYVRPYRRRNKTDRNDCDAILEAARCAGIHPVPVKSHEQQQLQQLHNLRETWKRSRTQRINLLRGIFREMGIEAPASTAAFLRAASELLERPEVSALRGALQVVLGEVNLYEQSMHECEAQLARWHVDDEIVRKLDEVSGIGLLTASALKTAVGSPERFANGRQLSAWLGMTPREHSSGERRQLGHISRQGNTYVRTLLIHGSRAALLAAQRCQAKTPERMTALQRWATQTAARIGQNKAAVALANKLVRICWAVWCHERRFSDNWQSMPPA; this is encoded by the coding sequence ATGAAGCGCATCGCAGTTGATTTGGCCAAGTCCGTTTACCAGGTTGCCGAGAGTGTCCGTGCCGGCGAGGTGATTCAGCGCAAGCGGCTGAGTCGTGAGGCATTTGGCCGATATGTACAGGAGCAGGGCGAACCTGTCGAGTGGGTGATGGAGGCGTGCGGCACGGCACATTACTGGGGGCGCTTGGCGCAGGCGCGCGGGCATCGGGTGATGCTGCTGCACCCGCGCTACGTGCGGCCGTATCGTCGGCGTAACAAGACGGATCGCAATGACTGCGATGCCATTCTGGAAGCGGCGCGTTGTGCCGGTATTCACCCAGTGCCGGTGAAAAGCCACGAGCAGCAGCAACTGCAACAGCTGCATAACCTGCGCGAGACCTGGAAGAGATCCCGCACTCAGCGGATCAACTTGCTGCGCGGGATTTTTCGCGAGATGGGCATCGAGGCGCCGGCTAGCACGGCGGCCTTTCTGCGTGCCGCCAGCGAGCTGCTGGAGCGCCCGGAAGTCAGCGCCCTGCGCGGTGCGCTGCAGGTGGTGCTGGGCGAGGTCAACCTGTACGAGCAATCGATGCACGAGTGCGAGGCGCAGTTGGCACGCTGGCATGTCGACGATGAAATCGTCCGCAAACTCGACGAAGTCAGCGGTATTGGCTTGCTGACAGCGAGTGCGCTGAAAACCGCAGTAGGCAGCCCGGAGCGCTTTGCCAATGGCCGCCAGCTCAGCGCCTGGCTGGGCATGACCCCGAGAGAGCACAGCAGCGGCGAGCGCCGCCAGTTGGGGCATATCAGCCGGCAGGGCAACACCTACGTGCGCACGTTGCTAATCCATGGTTCCCGCGCCGCCTTATTGGCCGCCCAGCGCTGCCAGGCCAAAACGCCCGAACGCATGACCGCGTTGCAGCGCTGGGCGACACAAACAGCGGCGCGCATTGGGCAGAACAAAGCGGCGGTGGCGTTGGCGAACAAGCTGGTGAGAATTTGCTGGGCCGTGTGGTGCCACGAACGGCGCTTCAGCGACAACTGGCAAAGCATGCCGCCCGCCTGA
- a CDS encoding LysR family transcriptional regulator, which produces MATYTLRQLKYFVTTVECGSVAEASRKLYIAQPSISTAIKGLEDSFGLQLFIRHHAQGVSLTPGGSRFYKKALELLRMAREFEQNALADNDVVAGQIDIGCFETVAPLYLPRLIAGFNAQYPGVEIRLRDGEQQELVQGLTAGRFDLAILYDHDLDATIASEPLMAPQKPYALLPADHRFAAQAQVSLRDLALEPMILLDVQPSRTYFVSLFEELGLTPNIVFSSPSIEMVRGMVGQGFGFSLLVTRPHSECTYDGKQVVTVDIVEPVSGSGLVAAWLKRAQPTKSAQLFIEFCQRQLGQAGVE; this is translated from the coding sequence ATGGCCACCTACACCCTGCGCCAGCTCAAGTATTTCGTCACCACCGTGGAATGCGGCAGCGTGGCCGAAGCCTCGCGCAAGCTGTACATCGCCCAGCCGTCGATCTCCACCGCGATCAAGGGCCTGGAAGACAGCTTCGGCCTGCAACTGTTCATCCGCCACCACGCCCAGGGCGTATCGCTCACCCCCGGCGGCTCGCGCTTCTACAAGAAAGCCCTGGAACTGCTGCGCATGGCCCGCGAGTTCGAACAGAACGCCCTGGCCGACAACGACGTGGTGGCCGGGCAGATCGACATCGGCTGCTTCGAGACCGTCGCCCCGCTCTACCTGCCGCGGCTAATCGCCGGCTTCAACGCCCAGTACCCCGGCGTGGAAATCCGCCTGCGCGACGGCGAGCAGCAGGAACTGGTGCAAGGCCTCACCGCCGGGCGTTTCGACCTGGCCATCCTCTACGACCACGACCTCGACGCGACCATCGCCAGCGAACCGCTGATGGCCCCGCAAAAACCCTACGCCCTGCTCCCGGCAGACCACCGCTTCGCCGCCCAGGCCCAGGTCTCGCTGCGCGACCTGGCCCTGGAACCGATGATCCTGCTCGACGTGCAACCGAGCCGCACCTACTTCGTCAGCCTGTTCGAAGAGCTGGGCCTGACGCCCAATATCGTCTTCAGCTCGCCCTCCATCGAAATGGTGCGCGGCATGGTCGGCCAGGGCTTCGGCTTCTCCCTGCTGGTCACCCGCCCGCACTCGGAATGCACCTACGACGGCAAGCAAGTGGTAACGGTGGACATCGTCGAGCCGGTCAGCGGCTCCGGCCTGGTCGCCGCCTGGCTCAAACGCGCCCAGCCGACCAAGTCGGCGCAGCTGTTTATCGAGTTTTGTCAGCGGCAGTTGGGGCAGGCGGGGGTGGAGTAA
- a CDS encoding aldehyde dehydrogenase: protein MLQLSDWQQRAAAQGFISGAWIDGQVRGAQSGATFASVNPATNQLLDRVAACDAADVDAAVRSARRAFDQGPWARMAPRERKQVLLRLAELIMANREELALLDSLNMGKPVMDAYNVDVPGAAQVFAWYAESLDKLYDQVAPTASDALATITREPLGVIGAVVPWNFPLDLAAWKLAPALAAGNSVVLKPAEQSPFSALRLAQLALEAGLPAGVLNVVPGMGETAGKALGLHMDVDCLAFTGSTEVGKYFMAYAAQSNLKQVWLECGGKSPNLVFADCGDLDLAAEKAAFGIFFNQGEVCSANSRLLVERSIHDEFVERLIAKAAQWQPGDPLDPASRMGAIVETRQAERIMAFIDQAQGERARLVCGGQRLSFNGSDNFIQPTIFTGVSANMRLARDEVFGPVLAVTAFDGEEEAVRLANDSQYGLAASLWTDNLHRAHRLARRLRAGTVSVNTVDALDVCTPFGGCKQSGFGRDLSLHAFDKYSHLKTTWFQLRS, encoded by the coding sequence ATGTTGCAACTCAGCGATTGGCAGCAACGGGCTGCCGCCCAGGGCTTTATCAGCGGTGCATGGATTGATGGCCAGGTGCGCGGCGCGCAATCCGGCGCCACCTTTGCCTCGGTCAACCCGGCCACCAACCAGTTGCTGGATCGGGTTGCCGCCTGCGATGCGGCGGATGTCGATGCCGCCGTGCGCAGTGCCCGCCGCGCTTTCGACCAGGGCCCCTGGGCGCGCATGGCGCCGCGTGAGCGCAAGCAGGTGCTGCTGCGTTTGGCCGAGCTGATCATGGCCAACCGCGAGGAACTGGCCCTGCTCGACTCGCTGAACATGGGCAAGCCGGTGATGGATGCCTACAACGTCGACGTGCCCGGCGCTGCCCAGGTCTTCGCCTGGTACGCCGAGAGCCTGGACAAGCTCTACGATCAGGTCGCCCCCACCGCCAGCGATGCACTGGCCACCATCACCCGCGAACCGCTGGGGGTGATCGGCGCCGTGGTGCCGTGGAACTTCCCCCTCGACCTGGCCGCCTGGAAGCTGGCTCCGGCCCTGGCTGCCGGTAACAGCGTGGTGCTCAAACCGGCCGAGCAGTCGCCGTTCTCCGCCCTGCGCCTGGCCCAGCTGGCCCTGGAAGCCGGCCTGCCGGCAGGCGTTTTGAACGTGGTGCCGGGCATGGGCGAGACCGCCGGCAAGGCCCTCGGCCTGCACATGGATGTGGACTGCCTGGCCTTCACCGGCTCCACCGAAGTGGGCAAGTACTTTATGGCCTACGCGGCGCAGTCCAACCTCAAGCAGGTGTGGCTGGAGTGCGGCGGCAAGAGCCCCAACCTGGTGTTCGCCGATTGCGGCGATCTCGACCTGGCCGCGGAGAAGGCCGCCTTCGGCATCTTCTTCAACCAGGGCGAAGTCTGCTCGGCCAACTCGCGCCTGCTGGTCGAGCGTTCGATCCACGACGAGTTCGTCGAGCGCCTGATCGCCAAGGCCGCCCAGTGGCAGCCCGGTGACCCGCTCGATCCGGCCAGCCGCATGGGCGCCATCGTCGAGACGCGCCAGGCCGAACGCATCATGGCCTTTATCGATCAGGCCCAGGGCGAGCGCGCGCGCCTGGTCTGCGGCGGCCAACGGCTGAGCTTCAACGGCTCGGACAATTTCATCCAGCCGACCATCTTCACCGGCGTCAGCGCCAACATGCGCCTGGCCCGTGACGAGGTGTTCGGCCCGGTGTTGGCGGTGACCGCCTTCGACGGCGAAGAGGAGGCCGTGCGCCTGGCCAACGACAGCCAGTACGGCCTGGCCGCCTCGCTGTGGACCGACAACCTGCACCGCGCCCACCGGCTGGCCCGCCGCCTGCGCGCCGGCACCGTATCGGTGAACACCGTGGATGCCCTCGACGTGTGCACCCCGTTCGGCGGCTGCAAGCAGTCCGGCTTTGGCCGCGACCTGTCGCTGCATGCCTTCGACAAGTACAGCCATTTGAAGACGACCTGGTTCCAGCTGCGCTCCTAA
- a CDS encoding APC family permease, with amino-acid sequence MYDPDITLSPPRAAGVEAKGKFSKSLGLGALLSVSIGLVVSQGVMVLMLQGAGIAGPGFLIPLFIAFLLALSYIFSFAELSLMIPRAGSLSSYTEVALGHFPAIVSTFSGYVVVAMFALSAELLLLDLIINQVYPGVFPHMSIAFGVLVLFTLLNLLGIDIFARLQTALATIMVIVLLALGLAAVSGSGSEPALSSSLPQEWNPMGAGVLTLVALAIWGFVGAEFVCPLVEESRRPERNIPWAMIIGVTVIFVTIALYAIGALYYVPQDKLASDALPHFLYATALFGETGKHVLVIAALTATCSTLNTSLAAIPRMLYGMAQNGQAFPQFKLLSRGFNTPWVAVLFVAAITGIPVLFMGDNPGAVNLLLIAAAIAWLLAYIVCHLDVIALRRRYPHLARPFKTPFYPLPQLLGIVGMLVSIYYASPTPEMAFSIFTSAGVVLGLVSLIAVVWIKLVMRKPLFTPVPLDEVLARK; translated from the coding sequence ATGTACGATCCCGATATCACCCTCTCGCCCCCGCGGGCCGCGGGCGTCGAGGCCAAAGGCAAGTTCAGCAAGAGTCTGGGGCTCGGCGCCCTGTTGTCGGTCTCCATTGGCCTGGTGGTTTCCCAGGGCGTGATGGTGCTGATGCTGCAAGGCGCCGGCATCGCCGGGCCGGGCTTCCTCATCCCGTTGTTCATCGCCTTTCTGCTGGCGCTGAGCTACATCTTCTCCTTCGCCGAACTGTCGCTGATGATTCCTCGCGCCGGCAGCCTGAGCAGCTACACCGAGGTGGCCCTGGGGCATTTCCCGGCGATTGTCTCGACCTTCTCCGGTTACGTGGTGGTGGCGATGTTCGCCCTCTCGGCCGAACTGCTGCTGCTCGACCTGATCATCAACCAGGTCTATCCCGGCGTGTTCCCGCACATGAGCATCGCCTTCGGCGTGCTGGTGCTGTTCACCCTGCTCAACCTGCTCGGCATCGATATCTTCGCCCGCCTGCAGACCGCCCTGGCCACGATCATGGTGATCGTCCTGCTGGCCCTCGGCCTGGCCGCAGTCAGCGGCAGTGGTAGCGAGCCGGCGCTGAGCAGCAGCCTGCCGCAGGAGTGGAACCCGATGGGCGCTGGCGTGCTGACCCTGGTGGCGCTGGCCATCTGGGGCTTTGTCGGCGCCGAGTTCGTCTGCCCGCTGGTGGAAGAGTCGCGCCGCCCGGAGCGCAACATTCCCTGGGCGATGATCATCGGTGTCACGGTGATTTTCGTCACCATCGCCCTGTATGCCATCGGCGCGCTGTACTACGTGCCGCAGGACAAACTGGCCAGCGATGCGCTGCCGCACTTCCTGTATGCCACCGCGCTGTTCGGTGAAACCGGCAAGCATGTGCTGGTGATCGCTGCACTTACCGCCACCTGCAGCACCCTCAACACCTCGCTGGCGGCCATCCCGCGCATGCTCTACGGCATGGCGCAGAACGGCCAGGCCTTCCCGCAGTTCAAGCTGCTCAGTCGTGGCTTCAACACGCCCTGGGTGGCCGTGCTGTTCGTCGCCGCCATCACCGGTATTCCGGTGCTGTTCATGGGTGACAACCCTGGTGCGGTCAATCTGCTGCTGATCGCCGCGGCCATCGCCTGGTTGCTGGCCTACATCGTCTGCCACCTGGACGTGATCGCCCTGCGTCGCCGCTATCCGCACCTGGCGCGCCCGTTCAAGACGCCGTTCTACCCGCTGCCACAGCTGCTCGGCATCGTCGGCATGCTGGTGTCGATCTACTACGCCTCGCCGACCCCGGAGATGGCGTTCTCGATCTTCACCAGCGCCGGCGTGGTGCTGGGCCTGGTGTCGCTGATCGCCGTGGTGTGGATCAAACTGGTCATGCGCAAACCACTGTTCACCCCGGTGCCGCTGGACGAAGTTCTGGCGCGTAAATGA